In Castor canadensis chromosome 11, mCasCan1.hap1v2, whole genome shotgun sequence, a single genomic region encodes these proteins:
- the Bhlha9 gene encoding class A basic helix-loop-helix protein 9, whose product MLRCAPGLGLRGLKGAESTVEDLGNSCPEAGRDFELLKENGAPCASLGEAEEATGRKRARPVRSKARRMAANVRERKRILDYNEAFNALRRALRHDLGGKRLSKIATLRRAIHRITALSLVLRASPAPRWPCGHLECHGQAIRAGDAGEAGFSPPRPAPPSAGPSLDRRDATGHFVPPAPRCVSCAPHTHLGRPRAVTEAPGSAQANGGSWRRCPGAALAGPIPWPRGYLRTAPGLGHQHS is encoded by the coding sequence ATGCTCCGCTGCGCGCCAGGACTAGGCCTCAGGGGCCTGAAGGGGGCCGAGAGCACTGTAGAGGACTTGGGGAACTCTTGCCCCGAGGCTGGGAGGGATTTTGAGTTATTGAAGGAGAACGGCGCCCCCTGCGCCTCCCTGGGGGAGGCTGAAGAGGCAACGGGCAGAAAGCGGGCGAGGCCGGTGCGGTCCAAGGCGCGACGCATGGCAGCCAACGTGCGGGAGCGCAAACGCATCCTGGACTACAACGAGGCCTTCAACGCACTGCGGCGGGCGCTGCGGCACGACCTAGGCGGCAAGAGGCTCTCCAAGATCGCCACGCTGCGCAGGGCCATCCACCGCATCACCGCGCTCTCCCTTGTGCTGCGCGCCAGCCCCGCGCCTCGCTGGCCCTGCGGCCACCTCGAGTGTCACGGTCAGGCCATACGTGCCGGGGATGCTGGGGAAGCGGGCTTCAGCCCCCCACGGCCCGCGCCGCCGTCCGCAGGGCCCAGCCTTGATCGCCGGGACGCCACCGGTCACTTCGTGCCGCCTGCCCCACGCTGCGTCTCGTGCGCCCCGCACACGCACCTGGGCCGGCCCAGGGCGGTGACGGAGGCTCCGGGTTCGGCGCAGGCTAATGGAGGAAGCTGGCGCCGATGTCCCGGGGCTGCCCTTGCTGGGCCGATCCCCTGGCCGCGGGGCTACCTGCGAACGGCTCCTGGGCTGGGCCACCAGCACTCTTGA